The genomic interval tttttttgaaaacacccattaaacattcatagtgctggTGGAAAATTTAAGTGAACCCTTGGATTTAATAGCAAGTTGAAGCTGCTTTGGCAGCAATTAGTTCAAGCAAACGCTTTCAGTAGTTTtgaatcagacctgcacatctTTCAGAAATAATTTCCCTTTCAAAACCACTTCAGCTCAGACACATTTGTAGGGTTTCTGGTGTGAACCGCTCGCTTAAGGTCATTTCTATGAGGTTAGGGTCTGGACCAGTCTTTGGTGCATTCAATTTGGTGTAGTCTTTGTCCGGCTGCATCAACCAACTTCTACTAAGCCTCAACTGGCGGACAGCCACCCTGACATTATCCTGTAGGATATTTTGTTAAACTTGGGAATAAATTTCCCCTCGATGGTCCTGgccctgaggcagcaaagcatgcccaaatcatgatgttacCTACACCATACTTcactgttgggatgatgttttgatgttggtaagcTGTGCCCTTTTTCCCGAACAattcaacttttgtttcatcagtccataaaatattttcccagtagcaCTGGGGCTCTTTTGCACACTTCAGGCTCCTAGCAATGTTTTTCAGGAGAGCAGCGGCTTCCTCCGTAGTGTTCTGTCATTGAGACCATGCCTGTTCAAAGATTTACGTATGGTAGACTAATGAAAAGAGATGTGTGCCAGTTCCAATGATGTCTTGGAACAACTTgtgggttcttctttacttcaGTGAGTATTCTGGGTTGTGCATTAGGAGTCATCTTGGCGTGTGCCCACTTCTAGGaagggtagctacagtatttaactgttagattgttttgtatcccttttcagccttatggtTCATAAGATCTGATGATTCTTAaggacagcaatcttaaaatgtttgAATGTCTTTATATCAATCAATATATCACTAAACCACACCTTTAAACTCATTGTATTAATTGGACTCCAGTTTGCCAGCTTCTGACACaaattttcttttattaaaGGAATTAGTCTAAGGGTTCACTttcattttcctccagcactgtgaatgtttaatgactgtttaacaaaaaaacaagaacaTACAATTATAtgtgtgttgtcagcttatacacattgtgtttgtctattgttgtgaactagatgaggatcagatcacattttctAGCAAATCACTATAGAAAACCAGTTAATTCCTATgagttcacatactttttcttttcaCTGTAGCTGCAAGGTTGTTGAGCATAAATATGATATGAAGTGTTACACCAGTTCAATTGTCCCTTCATTTGGATATCCCTTTATTAATAATCTAgtttaaaaattatgttttttttaaagctcttAATGATCAAGCCCCATCTTATCTTACTGATTGTTTTACTCCTCCTTCATTTGCCAGATCTTAAAGATCCTTGGACATTgctctgttttatttattttatttatgataaaacaTGCAGAAGTTGTTTTCGATCTGTAAGACTAGGCTGAAGaactgtctgggaaaccgccccttagtgattttacttcatgaaagttgcattcatacatatacagtatatatgctttaatatttgtatagTGTGGtaattgttttataaaagcaataaggttcTCGAGGTTAGTGAAATAAAGCTTGACTCAGCTTTGTGTCATGCCTAACAATGCCCTTCAGCTCTGACTTATTCGCGATACAGCACAGTATTGCTGATGAGCAAACAATCAACTTGCAGATGTAAATGCAGACAACAAATAGACGTCTTCCAGGTGTATGTTTATTGCTTACAATAAGAAAGTTCCCTCCATGATTTTAACagacctgtgtgtgtgtgtttgtgtgtgtattagcTGATGAAACTGAATGAGGAGTGGGATCACATCTATCACAGCACAAGTATTGGTCTCCAGCAGCGTGTATCAGCTCTTGAAGAGGAGAGCTCATCCCTAAAACAGCTTAACAGCAGACTTCTCCTCAAAGTCGAACATGAACAGGTATATATGTGCATACACGTCATACAAGTTTTTATGCTTATGTTATGGTACAAGTTAAGCTCTATCAACAGCATTGTGCCATAATATTGATTACCACAGAGAATGATTTCAATTCATTTCTTTAGTTTATCTTTCTTAGTGGCCGCTCACAAAACGTTCAAAACGCTTAGGCGCGTAGGTTCTTTTCAAATGACCTGCGgtgcgcttgcggcattctgaaaagttgaaatgtttttggCTCTGTCCCAAATGCCACACTCTGGACTTGTGGACCTTCTCAGAGTCCACagtttgatgacatcatgtagtgcagagcttagggacccttgacgcaaGTCCAAGAGGGCGTACCGGAGTCGCATTTTGGGACAAAATcgagcgtcacgccggaaataaAAAGAGAAGTTGTCCATCAGTGTAAACTTCTCCCTTCCATCGTCTCATTGATCTGATCACAATGTAAAGTGCGttaagcctgctgcagtgcgggcttcgccaaagaccgcatcaagggagcaaagggggcgctgatgagcacacttcaaggcgtaaaaatgacagatgggacaccctaggGACActtagactaagcgagcacacgCAATTTAAGGACACGAGagcgaaagtccacatgaagtgcaccaTTTGGGACAGAGCCTTTAACTCGATGTGATGCGGATGCGCCTGGAAAAAATGAGCATGTTGCTTCCATTATGAGCACGCATACTGCCcccctacatttgaaataatgtcaaaaatagACTAGGTGCCAAACTTTAACGAATCGGCACAGAGAACAGCTTCTGTGGCGCTTTCAAAATGTGACGTGGCGCAACTGGTGTAAACACAAGCTTTGCCTCGAATGACCACGATCAGTTCCGGTTGCCTCTCCAGAGCCCTAATGCGCCGCAGACTCGTGCAGTGTAAATCAGGGGTTAAGCAACAATTCTGGTATAGCAAAATGGCCATGGAGCTAAGCAGTAATAAAATAACCCATGGCCGGTCTGATAGGCTCTATgcacaatgatttaaaaaaaagtgtaactGTTTGTGAGGCTGTGTTTACACAGTGGCACGTATAACCACAAATCTCCCATCAAGAAGAAGAATTCAGTTAAGAATATatcatattattaaaataactataagaatattataataaacattattgaCAGTAAACCATAAATCACATCAAGAAGTTTATGAGTATATCAGAAGAAAGCACTGCCGAATTGCATCATTTAATAGTGCGTGTCAGCTATGAATGAATAATGTTTAGAGAAAGATGAATGCTTTCATATGTGGGATTTTAAAGCACTATCATGCAAACAGAGTTTATAAAGGGACTACCTGAAGGTCCAGTCTTTCAAAACTACTTTATAGTTTAAACTCATAGAAACTAAACAGCAGAAAACCCAAACCAAATGTCATTGTTAAATGTCACCAAAGCAGccaaaaaactaaacaaaaaagcAGTGTGAGGTTTTCAAAGCTGGAACTTATGAAAGATCtggggccggttgcataaacatagccgtgacattaagactgcgtcttaagaatgattctgactaactagcaagtagtcagggctaatcagtcttattatttggatttaaattagaccaatctacctttctatgtaacatacttaaaacagttatgatcagtcttgaacaaaaaaattcatgactaactttaaagactagtctttaaagggatacttcaccgatttagcattcagctttgtatctgtagaaacccggcagtattactgaatgaccatgtttccctccctcatttccccctgagaggagagatatctgcattttggttctgcaaaaaagtcctccgatgatgtaatatgacgatttttgcatcatcggaggacttttttgcagaaccaaaatgcagatatctctcctctcagggggaaatgagggttggaaacatggtcattcagtaatactgccaggtttctacagatacaaagctgaatgctaaatcggtgaagtatccctttaagttttatgcaaccggccacagcATGTACAAGTAAGGTCACATCAAGCAGATGAAAGGTACTGAGTGAAGGAAAAGTAATCTGATGAGTCGCCTCTCATCTCATTTATTATATCTGGAGAGGTCTACTGTACACCTGAAGAAAGCCAGAGGAGTTCAGGCTGTAGTATCCTGTTTGAATAATTCGATGAGATGATTTCTCCGCACGCTCAAGAGCCAGAAATGTAATGCTGTTTTACAGGTGTCCTCTGCTATTTGCCGCCCCTgctaaagttaaaaaaatcagaatTATGAAAAGCAGAAATCCATCCGATGCGCTCCATAGACTCTCTGATCAAAAATAATCACATCTAAAGAGAGTTGTTTGGTGCCATTCTTGGTTAGATCCATTGTGTACAATTAAAACTCAAAGTAACTAAAGCCCGAGGTCTTATTTGATTGCCTGCTTCTTTACTTTTCAAAGTTAATAGACGGAGTAAATAATAAACATTGTGGTATTTATAAAGGTTCTTATATGATACCATACTCTTTGTAGTCTCtttggacatttttttttaaatatgatccattgtttgtgatttttgtatgtttattgcTATTCAAAGTGTAATATTGTAGTGGATAAATGAACAGGACCTGACATTTGTGCGAATACTTTATGTGTAGAATAAGAGGGAGTATTACGAGCACACGTTAATGCAGGAACTGAAGAAGAACCAGCACCTTCAGGAGTACATCAGACTGCTGGAGAGTCGCCTGCACCAGACTGACATCAACCAATGGACTTTAGGGACACAAGTGAGTGAAGAAAGTCAATGGTACAAAGAACTTTCGTTAAGGGACTTTTGTTTATCGTTcttgtttttgtcattttcGGCGTGTAGAAGACCACAGATGTTGCTGCTAAGCCTTCTGTAGATGTGCGGTCCACTTCTGGGCTTTCTGTGTCCACAAGTACAAAATCCGGGCGTAGACTGTCTGGCACTGGACAGGAGAATGACAGCAATGCCGGGAGAGAAGTGCGGGATcttaaggaacagctggaggctCTGCGGTGTCAGGTGAGTGTgaacatgagagagagagagagagagagagagagagagagagagaatactGTGAATACAGTGAATAAACAGCTTCCCCTAGTGGATGTTGGCATTTATTCATGTGATGGGTTGACTGACTGTGTTAGTagttttacataaaatatatgtacttGTCTTTAGTGTTTctgtttaaatatacagtaaCTTACCATTTACATACACAACAAAGTTATGCACAAACCTTAAATGTTGACactttaaagtcaccatgaaacggaagtagcgattgccttattttccccgtggtgacgtatatccgaatgaaatgccttttgagatgaaataaggcagggctggatttgaatttgtccatcgagatctgattggatcgtttgaagttgggtcgtgttgctaattgctaaccGCTGCGATCTTCtacggaccccgcccacctgccatacttatgaccggaagtgaagagagatcgttttgaggaggggaggagatttgcatttttgattaaagattatgagcacacacaaattttttaaaaataatgaagctcacagataaatccattttgacaaattttggtaaaaacgtgttttctataccaagaaagtgacaagatgaaaacaactattttctgttacaaactttcacatagcatctttaggttataaaaacataaaaaagttcaattccataacttgattttcaaagatttattataaaaacggattattttttccacaaaatgcaataaatcaatgacaagtttttattcaaaatgctataaatctattgaatcaatagcctatataaatgtgcattaatctttgccatgttatattcatttagttgactagttgtagacactaattaaaaatataaacattaatgttattaatcaaaacacttactttgtcatattaagaacactgtcattgctgcgcttatacttgacgtcttcgtttaacgtctttcacagcgatcagctgtaaaatgtttttggtcctgctcgattttcgttgactttgagtaaaattatggaaagtttttcataagatcctctggggtcaatgttttagcatgagaagcttgatgctgtcgggagaacaagcacccgtctcccgagtgcctctcagggaaattattacatgttgatggcttacgtttctttcccatcacagaaaaccatcacaggtttagcgatgcaattaaagtattattttgttttgtttgttgatcacgaagtacaaagtagatgaggaaaactaggactccgtggactcagcgcgtccgccattgtttgtttacattgcgtgaatggtgcgctgtaggatttattgcgttctgtaaaaaagggggagtggcgtttatcgcattttcggaaaaaagggagaaaagatgacagaataacacggcggatattggattttgcgtaaaattaagaatttacttttaactactgacctgatataatactgattctggcattaactcatttttttcaaaaatggcgtttatcgcgttttggaaccaaactcttcatatatatatatatatatatatatatatatatatatatatatatatatatatatagtttttcatttcaatttcattgcaactataaatgtaaaaaaacccATTTATTTGCATTGAAAAAATTACCTTTTTAAGGACTTCTAACATTAAAATCAGTATCATGTATAATGCAACACATATAATGCAAACACTACAACAGTACAGTACACTTAGAAACAATTTAAATAACATATCAGAAATAATAATGCGGCAAAATCTAATGTTAGAGCAAGAACTTGAGAATTATTGTAGCTTAATTATCgcaaaaacaatgtcaactGAACtgttccctactgaaaaatccagctaagaccagcataagctggtgagctggttttagctggtcttccagcttgTTAAcagctggtgtagcaagctggtctagctgtgttttggtcactttttaagcagagCTTTTTAAGatcagctgacccaccagcttaaccagctttgccaggctgggaggaccagcttaaaccagctactgccatcttaaaccagctaccagcttatgctcgttttagctggatttttcagtagggttgtaCTGTACTGTTTAACTATTGTAGATTTTCTCTGTTCATTTTGGAGTTAAATTTTCTACAACTGACTCTATATATTGACTCTAtccaaaacagacaaaaattTATGAGGCTGATTATAAAACTGAACAGAAGGATCACACGCGTATGCTGCAGGAGAATAAGAGGCTGCGGCGCAGAGAGGGGGAGATGCGTCAACAGATGGCGCTGTTGCACGAGCAGGTAATCAGtgtgcacattacacaaacTATTTCTGATGAAGTGCTACCATCGGGCGCCAGATGtcactacactctaaaaaaacccttggttgttttaacccatagtTGAGTCAAATATGGGAAAACCtaactgttgggttataaataacaCTATCCTGGAGTGTTGTTACCCACCTATGCTTAAAATTAACCCAACTGTTCggattgtccatatttgacctaactataggttaaaacaacccaatataTTTTAGACTAGACTAGAGTGTAGATGGATTATATAGTTACTTTCCTTCAGGGGGCACTCGGGAGctttctgaaattctgaatggCTTTGTTGATCAGCAATTTTATTAGTTtcaacaaaacatgtgatgtccattccagtggacgcagggtctgaaggggttaaataatgttaacaaatgaaaCCTTATTGTTAAGTGCTTTCTTCGTTGTATTAATGGAAAATCTCTCTGTCTCAGCTAAAGGTGTATGAAGATGACTTtcagaaagagcattcagacaAGCGCATTCTCCAGAAGTTGTTGATGAATAAAACACCTGCCATTAAAGATCCCATCCTGGTACATCGCTGCAATAATGATCAAGATGTGTGCAGAACAGAGAGAAGAAAACAGAAAGAAGAGCGACGGGTCGGACACATCTGTCCAAAACATTGTGAACATCACAGGCAGCTGGACTTTCCCTGAACAAAAACTCATTAAAGCATTATTTTTGTACGACCAAAATaaactaatatatttattttttaatttttgtgttaGATTGATCAAaatatacttatttttttaatattttgcacTAGAATTGCATGTGAACAGTAAATGAAAATTTCAACAGCCATTGGACCAGCCCAGTGACTGAAAAGATGAAACTCAAACATGACACGTCAAACAAAACTTCTTAATAAGCTCTTTCATTGATATTctgtttatttactttgatgCTGAGTTACTGAGTAcatgatataaaaaatatatttacagacCTTCAAGTCTATGGTTAATCATTTATGATCTAATACAAttttaccaaaacaaataaCCATAGtgtaaatgtcattttaaagacTTTAATGACATATATAAAGTATTACTAAGAGGAAACATGAAGAAGTTTTTACTGCTTTGACCGTAAGGAAAGAACAGAAGAATCAAGTTTCTGCACTGAGGCCATTCAGAATGATTAACTGGGTTTTTCCAGGGTATGTGCTCACGTTTGTTATGTTATATATTCACACATATAGGCCATTTAGATTATAACTGGTTAGAATTGTCCCATAATATTAATAGCACTTTTATATTAGTCACAAATTAATCACAAATAGCACTATATCAATATTTGCATTACTCTtatgttaaataaaacattggattaggataaaacaaaaatatagacatgttcaatatatattttttattatgattTCATTAATGATACTTCTACTGGTGGTTGaagtgtttaaaatgtacattgtGTTTCGTCAAGTGTTTATATAATACTATAGTGTATGTGTCTTGTAACGGTGGCAACACCCGGTAACTACAGGTTATAGAAAATACATTTGGAGTTCGGGCGCCAGACAGCATTTACTGTCAATTGTAATGTTCCGGATAgctcagtttaaaaaaaaccaccagttacatacaaaaaaaattataataataatactttgtATTTGTCAGAGAAAACAACCAACAGAGTATGATATTATTTCTTTATAATAtggaagagagagaaaaaaaacaacaacaaacaaaacatttaaattcaCAACACAGTGATAAgcctttaaacagtgatgtgtAATAGCAGGGTTTAGGCCTTTCACGACTTGCtcaaaatacaaacacactaAGCCCGGTTATATTGGATGTAAATACAGGAAAGAAATATAACCACTCATTTTAACCCATCATTGTTTCACATGAATGTGCATATTTTAAGTCAGTTTAAACCCAGTACATTACACAGTAAGCACAGTGATATTGGATGTAGATACAGGAAAGAAAATTAAAGGTTTTAAAAACCCCAAGACAGTCCTTTAAAGTCTCTGAAATGTCATCCCAACAAACAGTCTTGAAATAGTATAGAAGAAGAATAATGCTGGAAATAGTGGGTGTCCTTTACACAGAAACAGTCTCACTATTTTCATGTACAGTAAGCATGTACACCGGGAaagaagagaaaaataaaaataaataaactgaacTAATTTCAAttgtaaacaaataaacattttgcatacaaaacacCTATATTCAAAGAGTACTGACGCTTTAACTCTTATAGAAGAAAAAGTGCGGAGTTTACGTGAATGTTTATTTACGTGAGTATACTGTAAACATgggtgcgtgtatgtgtgtatgtgtgtgtgtgtgtgtgtgtgtgtgtgtgtttgtgtgtgtgtaaacagagtATGCAGGGAGGCACTGACCAGTTTCTCAGCAGATCGCAGGCTTAGTGGTGATACAGCGAGATCGACGATGTGTCCGTATAGCGTGGCGTGAATCTCCGTGTAAATCTCTGACACGCTTTAGACTGGAGTAGGCTTCAAAGAAAACTCTTTCGGAAAGTTACCGATCTCATCACTCCTCTCCAAACAAACCGCAGCATGTCCGGAAACACAGACTGAACTCACGTGAGGTGTCACTCGTCACGTCATCCCGCTTACGATCACGTATCCTGCTGAAGATCTGCTTTTGGAACACTGCCACCTAGACGTGCTATTTTCCCCTTTTATTCAGAATATTTTGCTTTCTCACGCCCCCGTCATGACGGGTTAGCAGAGTAAAAGGTAGATGAAAAAACTCATAACATCTACTACCTGCCACTCTGTTACACCTTCTCCCCCCCTAAAAGAAACAACCCAAGGTTGTTAGAAAAGGAAGTATCATCAAAATCCCTGGAACTCTTCCTCATCG from Misgurnus anguillicaudatus chromosome 16, ASM2758022v2, whole genome shotgun sequence carries:
- the LOC129422759 gene encoding uncharacterized protein produces the protein MDESLQSSLSEEDSLNKEQSLPEENNEPRTTHQSEQVEDTTQVESSLCGGEELTLITESMSITSSDEEKLQLLNKNTELRRLNKELMKLNEEWDHIYHSTSIGLQQRVSALEEESSSLKQLNSRLLLKVEHEQNKREYYEHTLMQELKKNQHLQEYIRLLESRLHQTDINQWTLGTQKTTDVAAKPSVDVRSTSGLSVSTSTKSGRRLSGTGQENDSNAGREVRDLKEQLEALRCQTKIYEADYKTEQKDHTRMLQENKRLRRREGEMRQQMALLHEQLKVYEDDFQKEHSDKRILQKLLMNKTPAIKDPILVHRCNNDQDVCRTERRKQKEERRVGHICPKHCEHHRQLDFP